The following proteins are co-located in the Trichomycterus rosablanca isolate fTriRos1 chromosome 14, fTriRos1.hap1, whole genome shotgun sequence genome:
- the LOC134326163 gene encoding tripartite motif-containing protein 16-like: MESKISVTQDEFSCSVCLETLKDPVTTSCGHSFCMVCINNCWDQEDDKGTHSCPQCRKTFTPRPVVRRNTILAGVVEKLKKTELQAPCPGHCSAGPEDVECDYCTERKHKAVKSCLVCLVSFCETHLQPHYRIPAYKKHKLVKASRRLQDLICSQLDKLLEVNCRTDQQCICMLCMLDNHKGHDTISAAAEITEKQKQLLEIQRKFQEKIQNREKELCELINAVKSHKCSAQTAVKNIEMICTELINSINRRCSELKDLIRDRETAEVSRAEKVLKQLEQQIVELNRKDAELEQLSHTEDPVHFLQNFQSLSAPVGSAESAAITISPFLSFDDVTKSVSQLREKVEEFWKEQCEKIPDEVKKVRITSSPEPEIREDFLQYFCRFTLDPNTVNKNLRLSEENKVVTWSGTLQSYPDHPDRFDSFCFQVVCRESVSGCCYWEVDLSGDYGVYIAVSYKSISRKGGGGECVFGRNDQSWSLFCSPSRFSFWHNQKETKIPIMSSSARIGVYVDYEAGTLFFYSVSDTMKLLHRVQTTFTQLLYPGFYLCLGSKVKLSDLTN; encoded by the exons ATGGAGTCCAAAATTTCAGTAACTCAGGAcgagttcagctgttcagtctgtctggaaacGCTGAAGGATCCTGTAACTACatcatgtggacacagtttctgtatggtgtgtattaataactgctgggatcaggaggatgataagggaacacacagctgtccacagtgtagaaaAACCTTTACTCCAAGACCTGTTGTGAGGAGAAACACAATTCTGGCTGGAGTTGTGGAGAAACTGAAGAAAACAGAACTTCAAGCTCCATGTCCTGGTCACTGTTCTGctggacctgaagatgtggagtgtgattACTGTACAGAGAGAAAACACAAAGCAGTAAAATCATGTCTTGTGTGTTTGGTCTCTTTCTGTGaaactcaccttcagcctcaTTATCGAATTCCTGCTTATAAGAAGCACAAGCTGGTTAAAGCCTCCAGACGACTCCAGGATCTGATCTGCTCTCAGCTtgataaactgctggaggttaactgtcgtactgatcagcagtgtatctgcatgTTGTGTATGCTAGACaatcataaaggacatgatacaatatcagctgcagcagaaataactgagaaacag aagcagctgctggagatccagagaaaattccaggagaaaatccagaacagagagaaggaactttgtgagctgataaacgctgtgaagtctcacaag tgttctgcacagacagcagtgaagaacattgagatgatctgtactgaactaatcaactcaattaacagaagatgctctgagctaaaagatctgatcagagatcgagagacagcagaagtaaGTCGAGCTGAAAAAGTCCTGAAGCAGTTGGAACAGCAGATTGTAGAGCTGAACaggaaagatgctgaactggaacagctttcacacacagaggatcccgtccatttcctccag aattttcagtctctctcggctcctgttggatctgcagaatcagccgccatcacaatcagtcctttcctctcatttgatgatgttacaaagtctgtatctcagctgagagagaaagtagaagaattctggaaagagcagtgtgagaagataccagatgaag tgaagaaagtccggattacttcatctcctgaacctgaaatcagagaagattttctacaat ATTtttgtcggttcacactggatccaaacacagtaaataaaaacctccgtctgtctgaggagaacaaagtggtgacctggagtggaacattacagtcgtatcctgatcatccagatagatttgatagTTTTTGTTTCCaggttgtgtgtagagagagtgtgagtggatgctgttactgggaggttgatTTAAGTGGGGATTatggggtttatatagcagtgtcatataaaagcatcagcaggaagggaggtggtggtgagtgtgtgtttggacgtaatgatcagtcctggagtttgttctgttctccatCCAGATTTTCATTCTGGCACAATCAGAAAGAGACTAAAATTCCCATAATGTCGAGTTCcgctagaataggagtgtatgtggattatgagGCAGGAACTCTGttcttctacagcgtctctgatacaatgaagctcctccacagagttcagaccacgttcactcagctcctctacccggggttttaTCTTTGTTTAGGATCAAAAGTAaaactgtcagatttaacaaattaa